A stretch of the uncultured Trichococcus sp. genome encodes the following:
- a CDS encoding M50 family metallopeptidase: MMDLPVLIVLFVAIAYFTYSSRGRFAYTFGIYLDLPNVIIHECGHALTARLWGGSIQSIKFNVLPAIVKNSGILGLAEIGNRSGLGMFFSLLGGYVSQALFFVVMSYLYLQGLLLWIIPLFLGIYLLTNLLAREKSFWQNMIILIVIGISILIYRNDSSILIRIYQSVEIITISFVVWYMLGLAHQFFIVLLLKNDSHWDGTALATKTYIPTIIWKGLFLLAMIGAYFAPYWLQLLLV; this comes from the coding sequence ATGATGGACCTTCCCGTATTGATTGTTCTCTTTGTTGCGATAGCTTACTTCACCTATTCCAGCCGTGGCAGGTTTGCGTATACGTTCGGCATTTATCTGGACCTCCCCAACGTCATCATCCATGAGTGTGGCCATGCTCTGACGGCGCGCTTATGGGGCGGAAGCATCCAGTCGATAAAATTCAATGTCCTGCCCGCAATCGTCAAAAATAGCGGCATCCTCGGATTGGCCGAAATCGGAAACCGCAGCGGATTGGGGATGTTCTTTAGCCTTTTGGGCGGCTATGTTTCGCAGGCATTGTTCTTTGTGGTCATGTCCTATCTCTATTTACAGGGACTGTTGCTTTGGATCATTCCGCTTTTTTTGGGCATCTATTTGCTAACGAATTTGTTGGCTCGGGAAAAGAGTTTTTGGCAGAATATGATCATCCTGATTGTGATTGGTATTTCTATTTTGATCTATCGGAACGACTCCAGCATTCTGATTAGGATTTATCAGTCAGTTGAGATCATCACAATCAGTTTCGTCGTCTGGTATATGCTTGGCTTGGCCCATCAATTTTTCATTGTTTTGCTTTTGAAAAATGACAGTCATTGGGACGGAACAGCTTTGGCGACTAAAACATATATCCCTACTATCATCTGGAAAGGCCTCTTTCTCCTTGCCATGATCGGGGCGTATTTCGCCCCCTATTGGCTGCAATTACTATTGGTTTAA
- a CDS encoding DUF1002 domain-containing protein, which produces MKLKKFMTTSLASLALLGITAPAAFADKVAIEPIFTYGESLNAAQLEETRETLGVADGTNELVVAVNELNGLLQDDYPYSQVYSSTYITPADSDGAVSVEILTPETITAITEAQYKNAAITAGAVDVDIKVASAVTVDGSGALAGVYKAFADSGNTLDSEAVGVAQEELAVTSAVTEENESNSGYSDELMNAAIVEMKQEIQEAKDANNGSLSADEIRQIVEDVLKNYNLDTILSADNITNIQNLMINFGDINLTTEQKEQIAAFGEELQATGGELFEQAKTAWSKVDQQQLKEDGMGIWESIVQFFTNLFGGNDSTTSETE; this is translated from the coding sequence ATGAAACTGAAAAAATTTATGACAACAAGTCTGGCTTCATTGGCTTTGTTGGGAATTACCGCTCCGGCAGCGTTTGCCGATAAAGTTGCAATCGAACCGATCTTCACTTACGGCGAAAGTCTGAATGCCGCCCAACTGGAGGAAACCAGAGAAACACTGGGAGTGGCCGATGGGACGAATGAGTTAGTTGTGGCCGTCAATGAACTGAACGGCTTGCTGCAGGATGATTATCCTTATAGCCAAGTCTATTCGAGCACGTACATCACGCCTGCCGACAGCGATGGTGCTGTTTCGGTGGAAATCCTGACTCCCGAAACAATCACCGCCATTACAGAGGCTCAATACAAGAATGCAGCCATCACTGCGGGCGCAGTGGATGTGGACATCAAGGTAGCATCCGCCGTCACCGTTGACGGGTCCGGTGCATTGGCCGGTGTCTACAAAGCTTTTGCTGATTCAGGGAATACATTGGACTCTGAAGCCGTAGGGGTAGCCCAAGAAGAATTGGCTGTCACTTCTGCAGTGACCGAGGAAAACGAATCCAACAGCGGCTATTCGGATGAATTGATGAACGCGGCTATCGTCGAAATGAAACAGGAAATCCAAGAAGCGAAGGATGCAAACAACGGTAGCCTCAGCGCAGATGAAATCCGTCAGATAGTCGAGGATGTGCTGAAAAATTACAACCTTGACACCATCCTGTCCGCGGACAACATCACGAACATCCAGAACTTGATGATCAATTTCGGCGACATCAATCTGACTACCGAGCAAAAAGAACAGATCGCCGCTTTCGGCGAAGAACTGCAGGCAACGGGCGGAGAATTGTTCGAGCAGGCAAAAACAGCCTGGAGCAAAGTCGATCAGCAACAACTGAAGGAAGACGGCATGGGCATCTGGGAATCCATCGTCCAATTCTTTACGAACCTTTTCGGCGGGAATGACAGCACTACAAGCGAAACCGAATAA
- a CDS encoding tyrosine-type recombinase/integrase, translated as MNTTHAIKDISQIQTLMDVYPPHSKNRLLLEYAIRTGLRISDILNVKVGQVLGKESYQIVEMKTGKKKELAIHDRLKQSITDYVEREGLTAADYLFYSNADKSSHIKRTQAHRIIAHAGDMIGITLSAHSLRKSFGYHSYKQGVDISLLQTIFQHSSQAVTLRYIDITQENINNVYKRVDFGF; from the coding sequence GTGAATACCACTCATGCAATCAAAGACATCAGCCAAATTCAAACATTGATGGACGTTTATCCGCCTCATTCGAAAAATCGCCTGTTGCTGGAGTATGCCATCCGTACTGGGTTGCGCATCAGCGACATCCTGAACGTGAAGGTAGGGCAAGTGCTTGGGAAAGAGTCGTATCAGATCGTCGAGATGAAAACGGGCAAGAAGAAGGAGCTGGCCATCCATGACCGCTTGAAGCAATCCATCACGGATTACGTGGAACGGGAAGGGCTGACTGCTGCTGACTATTTGTTCTATTCCAATGCCGACAAGAGCAGCCACATCAAGCGAACGCAGGCACACCGCATCATCGCACATGCCGGGGATATGATCGGCATCACCTTGAGTGCCCACTCGCTGCGGAAGAGCTTCGGCTACCATTCCTACAAGCAGGGCGTCGATATTTCCTTGCTCCAGACAATCTTTCAGCACTCTTCGCAGGCGGTCACGCTCCGCTATATCGACATCACCCAGGAGAACATCAACAACGTATACAAACGGGTCGATTTCGGATTTTAA
- a CDS encoding PspA/IM30 family protein: MAILERFSDIISANINALIDKMENPAKMIDQYLRDMMEDLAEVKRSTAGVMAEETRSKRLVDENQAEVIKYTDYAKKALEAGNENDARIFLTKKQDLENVGAGLATSYASAHENAVKMRQMHDKLATDIETLKSRREMIKSKMAVAKTQETLNKATDSIASTKGAMSSFERMEEKADKMLDEANAMSELNMTPIDEAKALEKKYASQGSASVEDELEQLKKDMGL; the protein is encoded by the coding sequence ATGGCAATACTGGAAAGATTCTCGGATATCATCAGTGCGAACATCAATGCTTTGATCGACAAAATGGAAAATCCGGCAAAAATGATCGACCAATACCTGCGCGACATGATGGAAGATTTGGCTGAAGTCAAAAGAAGCACAGCTGGTGTTATGGCGGAAGAGACCCGGTCCAAGCGTTTGGTCGATGAAAATCAGGCGGAAGTCATCAAATACACCGATTATGCCAAAAAAGCTCTGGAAGCCGGCAACGAGAACGACGCCCGCATCTTCCTGACCAAAAAACAGGATTTGGAAAATGTAGGTGCAGGATTGGCGACTTCATACGCCTCGGCTCATGAAAATGCCGTCAAGATGCGCCAGATGCACGATAAACTGGCAACCGACATTGAAACGCTCAAATCCCGCCGCGAAATGATCAAATCCAAGATGGCGGTCGCCAAAACCCAGGAGACCCTGAACAAAGCGACGGATTCCATCGCCAGCACAAAAGGTGCCATGAGCTCCTTCGAACGCATGGAAGAAAAAGCCGACAAAATGTTGGATGAAGCAAATGCGATGTCCGAGCTGAACATGACGCCGATCGACGAAGCGAAAGCGCTGGAGAAAAAATATGCCAGCCAAGGTTCGGCATCTGTAGAAGATGAACTCGAGCAACTGAAAAAAGATATGGGCTTGTAA